The sequence CTATGCGTCAATTCTATTGTTGATCATGGAAGATGCATCAATCTCCATGAAAGTATTGCAGAATGCGGTGtcatcaaaatttgatttcaagcCCATAATAGCATATGCTCAGGCCTGATATATTAGGATGGACTACTTGGATAACCTCAAGAGCATTGTACAGGATCCAAATGAACTGCAATATGATAATTAATCAGATTCAAGTATTCTGACATAAACAAAAACAAGATTCAAGTATAATCAAAAGCGAGTAATGGAAGCTTATACTTACATCAACTACACTCAACCTATCTAGTCTATGTCGAGTAGCGATTACCCGAGGACCTTTCTCATCTGACGATGGTAAGTACCTACCTCACTTAGAAAATTTATAATGATAAGTATTAAACTCAgaaaaaatgtatatttttttaGTGCACTATAAACCCCTTTCATGAAAAGTACTAACCTCGATGCAAGCAACCAGAGAATGGTGTCAAATCCTCTGGGCCTGGACGTGGGGAAACGCCAAAAAATCCAAGACTGCAGCAATGCTAGTGGCCTAGCTAGGTTCTTAAAATTCCGGTTAGCAACTCTGCAGAAACACTTGTACAACCAGGACAAAGTGGCCGAACCCCAGCTATACTTGCCGAGTTCGTCGAGGTCCGCAACATAGGAAAGCCATCATAAATGAACTCTAGCACCAAACTTGTCCCCGAAAAGCATCGTGAACAACAACATCATAATGTAACTATGCACATAAACCTGTACCGTGGCCTCTGATGCATTAGCTGGCATGACTCTGAACTTGTTCACCAAAAAACTCTTCGAACTACACCTGCGTAGGCTTTTCCCTCTCTATCAACTGCTCAAAGTCGCTGAGACATCCACTAACTGCAAATCCATCAACAGGGAGCCCAAACTGATATGCCACATCTTGTAAAGTTACTGTGCACTCCCCAAAAGACATGTGAAATGTGTGGATCTCGGGACACCATCGCTCCATAAATGCACTAAACAGTGGCTCATCAAGATTAATCCAATAATCATTCAGCCTTGCAACATGTAATAATCCAGCACTATCTAAGTACAGTAGTATACGGTCATGCATTATTATCTTCTGTTGCCTACGAGTGCTCCTAACACATCAAGTTGGCTGATAAAACAAGAATATACAGTCGCAACTCAACAACgcataataacaaaaatatatattaaaagtgAAATCCTTCATAACCCTACAACAACTTCACAATTTCTAAGTATTTTAAACCTAAAATATTAACAAATAACTAATTTATAAAGCAGATGATTTGTTTAACTTCATCACTAAAAATTTCTATCATACGAATACACTTATGGCCAGTTACAAACCACTAACAGACTGCTCTCGTGTGATATACATgataaaattacattaaaaaattttaatatattactaTCATCAACTATATAGATTACAAACAAGTTTGGCAACTAACCTCTCGTCAATAAACTCCGCAACATGCGCAATACCGTTTAACCAGTACATGTCTCCATTGTTCCCCGCCAtctgatgcctaggcatctttagttatttttaggtttctttttcatttatttttttagttttaaatcaaAGTTCTTATGTTTTTAGTGAAGTTTTCATGACC is a genomic window of Arachis ipaensis cultivar K30076 chromosome B06, Araip1.1, whole genome shotgun sequence containing:
- the LOC110263811 gene encoding protein MAIN-LIKE 1-like → MAGNNGDMYWLNGIAHVAEFIDERSTRRQQKIIMHDRILLYLDSAGLLHVARLNDYWINLDEPLFSAFMERWCPEIHTFHMSFGECTVTLQDVAYQFGLPVDGFAVSGCLSDFEQLIEREKPTQV